The Mycolicibacterium fluoranthenivorans genomic interval CGGTCGCGCGCCCAGTGCGTCAGCATGTAGGTGGGAAAGCTTGCGTCGCAGATCATTCCGTAATGCGCTCCGCCGTCGCCGAGGCCGAGCACCACATCGTCACGGCGCACCAGCTCCGCGACGGTGTCCAGCGAACCGTCGCGGAAGTTGGCCAGCGTGATCAGCAGCATGGCGTGGCCGTCATCGTCGAGCAGCCGGTCGTATGCCTCCTCGGCGGGAGTGACCCCGCGGGCGGCGGCGCGCGCGGCGATACTGTCCGACCGGCTCGGTTCGTAGTTCGGCGGGTCGCCCAGCGGGAAGATCCAGTCGAACGCCTGTACGGCGAACATCAACGGGTGGCCGTCGCTGGCCGGGGAGTCGTTCAGGATGCGTTCCCGCACTTCGGGTTTGTGCATCTCGGCGACACGTTCGGCCAGTGGCAGATGGGCGATCTCGCGATAGCTCGGATACGTGATGAACGGATTGCCGGACAACTCGAGCCCGATCACCAGGCCGATGGGGCGCGGGAAGATCTGCGCGGTGATCTCGCCGCCGTTCGCATTCGCCTTCTCCACCATGCGTAGCGCATCCAGATGCAGTGCCGGTCCGGCATTGCCGATCGCCAGCGTGAACGTGACGGGCAGGCCGACATCGGCCGCCACGTCGAACACCGATTGCAGCGCCTGTTCGTAGTCGGCGGCCAACAGGTCGGGCACGAACTGGATCAGTCCGCCGCCGGCGTCGTCCACACCGCGCGCGATGGCCTCGATCTCAGCCTGGGCCGCGTCATAACTCGGAATCGGCTGCCCGCTCTCGGTTTTGTGGATGGTCAGCCGCGACGAGGCGAAGCCGAGGGCACCCACGTGCACCGCCTCGGCCGCGAGCTTGCGCATCTGGGACAGGTCTTCTGCGGTGGCGGGTTCACGGTCGACGCCGCGCTGACCCATCACGTACACCCGCAGCGGGGAGTGCGGCAGGAACGCGGCGACGTCGATGTCCCGTTGTCGCGACGCCACCGCGTCGAGGAATTCCGGGAAGGTCTCCCAGGTCCACGGCAGGCCGTCGACCATCACCACGCCGGGGATGTCCTCGACACCGGCCATCACGTCCACCAGCGTCTCGTGGTCCGCGGGCCGGCAGGGCGCGAAACCGACCCCGCAGTTGCCCATCACGGCCGTGGTGACGCCGTGCGAAGAGGACGGGGTCATCCGGTCCGACCAGATGGCCTGCCCGTCGTAGTGGGTGTGCAGGTCGACGAATCCCGGGGTGACCAGCAGGCCGGTGGCGTCGATCTCCCGGGTGCCGCTGCCGGTGACGGACCCCACTGCGGTGATCACACCGCCGGTGACGGCGACATCGCCGCGGTACGGCTGCCCGCCCGATCCGTCGACGACGGTCCCGTTGCGGATCACGAGGTCGTGCAGATCCTCGTCGCTTCGCTTTGTCATACCTCGAACCTACGATGCCAGGATGATCGATCACCTGGGAATCAACTGTGCCGACTTCGCCAAGTCGCGGGAGTTCTACGACACCGTGCTGGGTGTCCTCGGCGTCACCCGGCAGATGGATGTCGAGGTGGCCATCGGCTACGGCCGCAACGGCAAACCCGATTTCTGGATCGCCGATATCAACGCCGGTGACGCCACTGGGCCCAACCGTGAGGTGCACGTGGCCTTCCAGGCCGCCGACGCCGAGGCCGTGCAGAAGTTCTACGACGCGGCCGTCGGCCTGGGCGCCGAATCGCTGCACGCGCCGCGGCTGTGGCCGGAGTACCACCCGGGTTACTTCGGTGCGTTCGTGCGCGACCCCGATGGCAACAACGTGGAAGCCGTGTTCCACGGGGCCTGACGGGAATCATTCCGCCGGGCGGCGGTTGGTACCGGGTATGAGCACACCGACCGTTGAAGCGCGCCTCACCACACCCTTCGGCTTCGACTCCACCGCGGCCGACGTGATCGCCGGGGTCGATCTGTCCGGTAAGACCGCGATCGTCACCGGCGCCTCGTCCGGCATCGGTGTGGAGACGGCGCGCGCCCTGGCCGGGGCCGGGGCCGCCGTCACCCTGGCGGTGCGAGACGCGGACGCCACCGAGCCCCTCGCCGAGGAGATCCGGCACAGCACGGGCAACGACGCCGTCTCGGTCTCGACGCTCGATCTGAGCCGGCCGGACAGTGTCGTGGCCTTCGCGACCGCCTGGACCGGGCCGTTGCACATCCTGGTCAACAACGCCGGGGTGATGGCCGTCCAGCACCTGACCCGCACCGAAGGTGGCCACGAGCTTCAGTTCGCCACCAACCACCTCGGGCATTTCGCGCTCGCGATCGGCCTGTACGACGCGCTGCGGCAGGCGGGCGGGGCGCGCATCGTCTCGGTGAGTTCGGCGGGGCATCTGCGTTCGCCGGTGGTGTTCGACGATATCGACTACGCGTTTCGCGAGTACGACCCGTTCGGCGCGTACGGGCAGAGCAAGACCGCGAACGTGCTGTTCGCCGTCGAAGCCAGCCGGCGCTGGGCCGGGGACGGGATCACCGCCAACGCGCTGATGCCCGGCGGGATCGCCACCGCACTGCAGCGGCACCTCCCGCTCGGCTACAACGACGAGGCCCGGGAGCAGTTCCGCCAGGCGGGCTCCCGGTTCAAGAGCGTCGAACAGGGCGCGGCCACCTCGGTGCTGCTGGCCGCCTCGCCGCTGCTCGACGGGGTCGGTGGCCGGTACTTCGAAAACTGCAATGAGGCCGTCGTCGTCGAGTCTCGCGACGGGGGGATCGGCGGAGTGGCGCCCTATGCGCTGGATCCGGAGAATGCCGAGCGGCTGTGGGACGTGTCGTTGGCGATGTTGTGATCGGAAGCCGTGATCGGCGTTGTCGTCGGTGGGCGCGGGTAGCGTCGGGACCGTGGCCGAATCCGATATCACCGCCGCCCGTGAACTGCTGAGAGACTCCTTCACCCGACTCATCGAGCATGTCGATGAGCTGACGGGCGACCTCACCGAGGAGCTGTCCTCGTGGCGCCCGACGCCCGAAGCCAACAGCATCGCCTGGCTCATCTGGCACAGTGCGCGCTGCCAGGATCTGCAGCTGTGCGATATCGCCGGTGCCGAGCAGGTGTGGGCACGCGACGGATGGCGTGAGCGGTTCGCGCTCGACCTGCCGGCCAACGACATCGGCTACGGGCATACGCCCGACGAGGTCGGCAAGGTGCAGGCGCCCACCGCACTGCTGGCGGGCTACTACCACGCGGTGCACAAGGTCACCCTCGAGTACATCGCCTCGGTCACCGATGAGGAGCTGGCCCGCATCGTCGACGAGCGCTGGACCCCGCCGGTCACCGCGAGCGCGCGGTTGGTCAGCATCATCGACGACTGCGCCCAGCACCTCGGGCAGGCGGCGTATGTGCGAGGTATCGCGCCGCCAAGTTGACAGGTGTCAACCCCGGTGCGAGCTACGTCACACGTGCGGTTTAGCATGGCTCTATGACTGCCACTGCAGACCGTTCTGATATCGCGACCATCGTCAGTCCCGCCACGGGTGCCGTGGCCGGCGAGGTGCGCTGGACCGCTCCCGCTGACGTCCCGCGGATCGCTGCCGGGCTCCGCGAGGCGCAGCGCGAATGGGAGGCCCGGGGCGCGAAAGGCCGCGCCAAGGTGCTGGCCCGCTATGCCGTCTGGCTGGGCGACCACCGTGACGAGATCGAGAAGCTGCTGATCGCCGAGACCGGCAAGTCGGCAACGGACGCCGCTCAGGAGGTGCCGCTGCTGATCATGATCCTGTCGTACTACATCAAGGCGGTGGAGAAGGCGATGGCGCCGGAGACCCGGCCCGCCCCGCTGCCCTTCCTGTCGATCAAGAAGATCGAGGTGCACTATCGGCCCCGGGCGGTCGTCGGCATCATCGCCCCGTGGAACTACCCGGTGGCCAACGCCTTGATGGACGCCATCGGCGCGCTCGCCGCCGGCTGCTCGGTACTGCTCAAACCGTCCGAGCGCACCCCGCTGACCGCCGAGGTGCTGCTGCGCGGCTGGTTGGATTGCGGGGCTCCGGAAGTATTGGCCCTGGCCCAGGGTGCGCGGGAGGTGTCCGAGGCCGTCATCGACAATTCCGACTACCTCCAGTTCACCGGCTCCAGCGCCACCGGCGTCAAGGTCATGGAGCGGGCCGCGCGCCGGCTCACGCCGGTCAGCCTGGAACTCGGCGGGAAAGACCCGATGCTGGTCCTGGAGGATGCCGATATCGAGTTGGCGGCCAACGCCGCGGTCTGGGGCGCGATGTTCAACGCGGGTCAGACCTGCGTGTCGGTCGAGCGGGTGTACGTCCTGGAGCCGGCCTACGACCAGTTCGTCGCGGCCGTGGTGAAGGCGGTCGAGAACCTGAAGGTGGGTGCGGGTGAGGGCTATGACTTCGGCGCGCTGATCGACGAGTCGCAGGTCGCGGTGACCGCGCGCCACGTCGATGACGCCCTGGCCAAGGGCGCGAAGGCGCTGACCGGTGGTAAGCGCACCGAAGGTGCGGGCAGCTTCTACCCGCCGACCGTGCTGGTCGACGTCGACCACTCGATGGCGTGTATGACCGAGGAGACCTTCGGTCCGACGCTGCCCATCATGAAGGTGTCCTCGGTGGGTGAGGCGGTCCGACTGGCCAACGACAGCCCCTACGGGCTGAGCGCGGTGGTGTTCTCCAAGGATGTGGACCGGGCCAAGGATGTTGCGCTGCAACTGGATTGCGGTGCCGTCAACATCAACGACGTCATCTCCAACCTGATGTGCACGACGGCCCCGATGGGCGGCTGGAAGACCTCGGGGATCGGTGCGCGGTTCGGCGGTGTCGACGGGGTGCGCAAGTTCTGCCGGCAGGAGACGGTGGTGGCGCCGCGGCTGAGCGTGGGTGCCGGCGGCAACTACTACAACAATTCGCTCAAGGCGCTGGCCCGGATGAACAAGATGATGACCAAGCTGGCGCTGGCGCGTCCGAAGCGCGAGGCCAAGTAGCTCACCTTCTGTTCACCTGGGCGACACCGGCTGGTACGTCCGGCTCGATAACTTCGTCCGGTGACTGTGGACCTGTCCTGCTACGCCGTCCGTGACGATGACGACGACGATCCCGAATTGTTGCTGATGCCCGGTGGCGATGTCGTCGACACCTGGCGTGAGGGCTACCCGTACGACGAGCGGATGAAGCGCAGCGAGTACGAGGAGCAGAAGCGGCTGCTGCAGATCGAACTGCTCAAGCTGCAGAAGTGGAGCCAGGCCAACGGCCTTCGGCACGTCATCGTGTTCGAGGGTCGCGACGCCGCAGGCAAGGGTGGCACCATCAAGCGGTTCATGGAGCACCTCAACCCCCGCGGCGCCCGGGTGGTGGCACTGGAGAAGCCGACCGAGAAGGAACGCACCCAGTGGTATTTCCAGCGCTACGTCAATCATCTGCCTGCAGCCGGTGAGATCGTGCTGTTCGACCGGTCCTGGTACAACCGGGCCGGGGTAGAACGGGTGATGGGCTACTGCACGCCCAAGCAGCACGCCGAGTTCATCCGGCAGGCCCCGCTGTTCGAGCAGATGCTGGCCAACGACGGCATCAGCCTGACCAAGCTGTGGTTCTCGGTGACCCAGAACGAACAGCGCACCAGGTTCACCATCCGTCAGGTCGATCCGGTCCGCCAGTGGAAACTCTCGCCCACCGACTTGGCATCGCTGGACAAATGGGACGGCTACACGGCGGCCAAAGAAGACATGTTCGCCTGGACCGACACCGAGATCGCGCCGTGGACCGTCGTGAAAAGCAACGACAAGAAACGCGCCAGGATCAACGCGATGCGCTACGTCCTGGGTAAGTTCAACTACGACAACAAGGACCATGAGGTGGTCGGCCAGGCCGACCCGTTGATCGTGGGGCGCGCACTCAGCGACTAGCGCTGATGAGGCGTCCCTCGTGAGGAGGACGCCGTGCGGTTTCTGCTGGCGGCCTTGCTGTGGCTGATCACCACGGCGCTGCTGGTGGTGACGGTGCCGGCGTTGTGGGCGCAGCACACGATCGTGGACCGGGACGGGTACACGGCGTTTGCCGCGGCGGCGGCCAAGGATCCGGCGCTGCAACAGGCGATGGCGTCGGAACTGGGCAGCCAGCTCAAGAATCTGGCCAGCGGTACCGGCTACGACGTGGGAACCGACGTGCTCAGTCGCGGTGCCGGCATCTACACCGCCAGCTCGGCGTTCCCCGGCCAGTTCGCCCAGGTCAACGGCCTCGCGCATGACTGGTTGTTCACCGACCGGGTTTCGCGTTCGGATGCGACGGGCCGGTGGGTGGTCGACATATCGCCGATGTTGGCGGACAGCTCCTTCCGCGAGACGCTGACCTCGTTCGGTATCGCGCCGCCCTCGAAGCTGGAAGTGCCGCTCACCGAACAGGTGTCGGAGCATCTGCGGCCCGGGCAGTTGCGGCTGGTCGCGGTATGGGGCCCGTGGGCGAGTGTCGGGGCGGCGGTGCTGACCGGCGTATTCGCCCTGTTGACGCTGGCGGCGGCCCGCGCGCGTGGCAAAGCCTTTGCTGCACTGGGGATTTCGGCCCTGCTGGTGGGTGCTGCGGGATGGGTGGGTATCGAGATCGGCCGGCGCTACGTCGATGACGCGCTGAACCACACCTCCGGGGATGTGCACGCGATCGCCGATGTGATGGTCGACCACGCGGTGGGCAGTATGCACATGTGGCTCAACCTCACGCTGACCGTCGGTGGCGGCCTGGTGATCATCGGGGTGATCGTGGCGCTGCTGAGTGGATTGGGTTCACGGCGTGATGAGGTGTGACCGGTCCGAGCGCCGTTCCTGCGCCAATCGTTCTTGATTGACCCAGTTCTGGGTGAGCCCCAGCGCGATGAGAACGTCTGCGGCGGTGATGAACAGGCCGATGAAGTACATCCACTTCATGCCGGGATCCCGCGGGACGGTGAAGAAGATGACCAGAAAGATCGGCCCGACGATGCCGAAGACGAACGTCATGCCCTGAAACACCAGATAGCGGCGGAGCACGGTGAGCGGTGTCATCGGCGTCAGCATAACGGCGCGACGGGCCAGGTGTCCCGACAGCCGATTGGCTGTCGGCGGACTGAGGCAAAGCGCCGCCCGGCGGTACGCACGGCTATTTGCTGGGAAGAATCTGCTGTTCGGTTCCCCGTAGCCGGCAAATCCGGAATCAACCGAACGGCCTACAGAGCAAATCCGGGAGATGACTTAGAGTCCGCTGTGAATTGACGTCGAAGTCAGGAGGCTCCGTGGGCGCTGGGCGGTTTGTCGGTCGAGTTGGCGGTTTGGCTGTGGCGCTGGGGGTGGGCGCCGCGGTGTCACTCGGCGCGGGGATCGCCTGGGCCGACGAGAGTGCCGGGGGCGGCTCGGAATCTGGCGGCACCAGTTCGGCAAGCGGTGGCTCCGCCGGTGGCGGTGCGTCATCCGGCTCATCGGCGCCGGGTGCGACCGAGTCGGGTTCCGCCGGTGCGGAGGTCTCTTCGCCCACAGCCGGCGAAGCCAAGAGTGAGGTGAAGACCTCGGCGGGCTCCTCGCACAAGCGCAAGCCGGCGGGTGCGAAGGCGGCCAAGAACGACGCCACCGGGGCGCCGAAGTCCACGGTGTCCTCACGTCCTGCACGCGAAGACAAGGACGACGAGCCGGGTACGGGATCGTCTGCCCCGGTCAAAGCGACGCCGTCTGCGGTTGCGGTCAGTGCTCCGGCGGCGACAACGGTTTCCGAGCCACCCGCGGCGGTGCCGGCGGCAGCCGTGGTTTCCGGGTCGGTGCGTGCGGTCGCCGGTGCGGTGGCGGATGCGTCGTTGGTCGGTGGTGTCCCGGCGGGACCCTTGGTGAACTCGCCCGTGCTGTGGGCCGTCGCCGCCGCGTCCCGGCGTGAATTCGCCGGGGGAGGTAACTCTTCGGCGAAGACGGCGGCGGTGGTCTCCACCGGCGAGCCGGCGACGGCGTTGGCGGCCGCGGCACCCGCGGCGACGGCGAATACCGCTCCGGTGTTCGGCACGCCGATGGTGACCACCACCGATTCATCCAGCGGGGTGGTCACCGGCCAGGCCTTGGCCACTGATGCCGACGGCAACACGCTCAAATACTCCGCGACCGCGACCAACGGCAAGGTGACGATCAACTCGTCGACGGGAGCGTTCGTGTACACCCCGACGGCGGCGGCGCGACACGCCGCCAGCGCGACCGTCAACCCGGTCACCCAGGGCACCATCACGGT includes:
- a CDS encoding N-acyl-D-amino-acid deacylase family protein, encoding MTKRSDEDLHDLVIRNGTVVDGSGGQPYRGDVAVTGGVITAVGSVTGSGTREIDATGLLVTPGFVDLHTHYDGQAIWSDRMTPSSSHGVTTAVMGNCGVGFAPCRPADHETLVDVMAGVEDIPGVVMVDGLPWTWETFPEFLDAVASRQRDIDVAAFLPHSPLRVYVMGQRGVDREPATAEDLSQMRKLAAEAVHVGALGFASSRLTIHKTESGQPIPSYDAAQAEIEAIARGVDDAGGGLIQFVPDLLAADYEQALQSVFDVAADVGLPVTFTLAIGNAGPALHLDALRMVEKANANGGEITAQIFPRPIGLVIGLELSGNPFITYPSYREIAHLPLAERVAEMHKPEVRERILNDSPASDGHPLMFAVQAFDWIFPLGDPPNYEPSRSDSIAARAAARGVTPAEEAYDRLLDDDGHAMLLITLANFRDGSLDTVAELVRRDDVVLGLGDGGAHYGMICDASFPTYMLTHWARDRATGRLSVADAVRELTTVPARVAGLADRGRIAVGYKADLNVIDHGALRLHKPTVAYDLPAGGRRLDQTAEGYVATIVSGEIIAERGVPTDALPGKLIRGRQPAPA
- a CDS encoding SDR family NAD(P)-dependent oxidoreductase; translated protein: MSTPTVEARLTTPFGFDSTAADVIAGVDLSGKTAIVTGASSGIGVETARALAGAGAAVTLAVRDADATEPLAEEIRHSTGNDAVSVSTLDLSRPDSVVAFATAWTGPLHILVNNAGVMAVQHLTRTEGGHELQFATNHLGHFALAIGLYDALRQAGGARIVSVSSAGHLRSPVVFDDIDYAFREYDPFGAYGQSKTANVLFAVEASRRWAGDGITANALMPGGIATALQRHLPLGYNDEAREQFRQAGSRFKSVEQGAATSVLLAASPLLDGVGGRYFENCNEAVVVESRDGGIGGVAPYALDPENAERLWDVSLAML
- a CDS encoding aldehyde dehydrogenase family protein, which codes for MTATADRSDIATIVSPATGAVAGEVRWTAPADVPRIAAGLREAQREWEARGAKGRAKVLARYAVWLGDHRDEIEKLLIAETGKSATDAAQEVPLLIMILSYYIKAVEKAMAPETRPAPLPFLSIKKIEVHYRPRAVVGIIAPWNYPVANALMDAIGALAAGCSVLLKPSERTPLTAEVLLRGWLDCGAPEVLALAQGAREVSEAVIDNSDYLQFTGSSATGVKVMERAARRLTPVSLELGGKDPMLVLEDADIELAANAAVWGAMFNAGQTCVSVERVYVLEPAYDQFVAAVVKAVENLKVGAGEGYDFGALIDESQVAVTARHVDDALAKGAKALTGGKRTEGAGSFYPPTVLVDVDHSMACMTEETFGPTLPIMKVSSVGEAVRLANDSPYGLSAVVFSKDVDRAKDVALQLDCGAVNINDVISNLMCTTAPMGGWKTSGIGARFGGVDGVRKFCRQETVVAPRLSVGAGGNYYNNSLKALARMNKMMTKLALARPKREAK
- a CDS encoding VOC family protein, with translation MIDHLGINCADFAKSREFYDTVLGVLGVTRQMDVEVAIGYGRNGKPDFWIADINAGDATGPNREVHVAFQAADAEAVQKFYDAAVGLGAESLHAPRLWPEYHPGYFGAFVRDPDGNNVEAVFHGA
- a CDS encoding mycothiol transferase yields the protein MAESDITAARELLRDSFTRLIEHVDELTGDLTEELSSWRPTPEANSIAWLIWHSARCQDLQLCDIAGAEQVWARDGWRERFALDLPANDIGYGHTPDEVGKVQAPTALLAGYYHAVHKVTLEYIASVTDEELARIVDERWTPPVTASARLVSIIDDCAQHLGQAAYVRGIAPPS
- the ppk2 gene encoding polyphosphate kinase 2 — translated: MTVDLSCYAVRDDDDDDPELLLMPGGDVVDTWREGYPYDERMKRSEYEEQKRLLQIELLKLQKWSQANGLRHVIVFEGRDAAGKGGTIKRFMEHLNPRGARVVALEKPTEKERTQWYFQRYVNHLPAAGEIVLFDRSWYNRAGVERVMGYCTPKQHAEFIRQAPLFEQMLANDGISLTKLWFSVTQNEQRTRFTIRQVDPVRQWKLSPTDLASLDKWDGYTAAKEDMFAWTDTEIAPWTVVKSNDKKRARINAMRYVLGKFNYDNKDHEVVGQADPLIVGRALSD